The DNA sequence TTTCTACCTGCGGTACCTTGAGGTGGTGGAGTTGTAGTTTCTTCTTTTTTCTCTTCTACTGCAGGAGCGGTTTCAGATTTAGCTGCACTTTTATTCTTTTTAGACTCTTCTAATTGCTTACGTTTTTGGGCAGCTTGTTCAGGTGTTAGATTGCCGAAGTGGTACAATAAGTTATCTCGGTCGTATTCAGCGAAGTCATATACTTTAGTCATTGTCAAGCACTCTGTGGGGCAAGCAGCAGTACATAAACCACAGTAGCAGCACTTAGCCATGTCAATATCGTATACGGCTAACCATAGTTTCTTTTTAGTACCATCGGAAGTAGTGCCTAGATCCTCTACCGCAGAGATAGTTTCAATAGTAATGCAGTCCACAGGGCAATCCCTGGCGCAAGCTT is a window from the Bacteroidia bacterium genome containing:
- a CDS encoding 4Fe-4S binding protein, whose product is MSVRKYFQDIKLGITTTLGGMRMTIRHFFTGARRRRIPMGIDNPDYFKQPDGLVTIHYPKEKVPVPDTGRYRLHNEIDDCIGCKACARDCPVDCITIETISAVEDLGTTSDGTKKKLWLAVYDIDMAKCCYCGLCTAACPTECLTMTKVYDFAEYDRDNLLYHFGNLTPEQAAQKRKQLEESKKNKSAAKSETAPAVEEKKEETTTPPPQGTAGRKKPIMKR